From Toxotes jaculatrix isolate fToxJac2 chromosome 1, fToxJac2.pri, whole genome shotgun sequence, a single genomic window includes:
- the LOC121178797 gene encoding tropomyosin alpha-1 chain-like isoform X2, giving the protein MDAIKKKMQMLKLDKENALDRAEQAESDKKAAEDRSKQLEDDLVALQKKLKATEDELDKYSEALKDAQEKLELAEKKATDAEGDVASLNRRIQLVEEELDRAQERLATALTKLEEAEKAADESERGMKVIENRAMKDEEKMELQEIQLKEAKHIAEEADRKYEEVARKLVIIESDLERTEERAELSESKCSELEEELKTVQNNLKSLEAQAEKYSQKEDKYEEEIKVLTDKLKEAETRAEFAERSVAKLEKTIDDLEAKFSHPSLQKPVDCRHLSPVQRSPTFCLPCLCISLLPHHHCTVGRRCHRPSVHLSYRPLSRVAFCKINILPSMSALPLFSCHVSLFPFVPSFSFLIFVFYVINLFCRVAFE; this is encoded by the exons ATGGATGCCATCAAGAAGAAGATGCAGATGCTCAAGCTCGACAAGGAGAATGCCTTGGACAGAGCTGAGCAGGCCGAGTCAGACAAGAAGGCAGCCGAGGATAGGAGCAAACAG CTTGAGGATGACCTGGTAGCActgcagaagaagctgaagGCAACTGAGGATGAGTTGGACAAGTACTCTGAAGCCCTGAAGGATGCCCAAGAGAAACTGGAGCTTGCTGAGAAGAAAGCCACAGAT GCTGAGGGTGATGTAGCTTCCCTGAACAGACGTATCCAGCTGGTTGAGGAGGAGTTGGACCGTGCTCAGGAGCGTCTGGCCACAGCCCTGACCAagctggaggaggctgagaAGGCTGCTGATGAGAGTGAGAG AGGCATGAAGGTTATTGAGAACAGGGCAATGAAGGACGAGGAGaagatggagctgcaggagatCCAGCTGAAGGAGGCCAAACACATTGCTGAGGAGGCTGACCGCAAATACGAGGAG GTTGCCCGTAAGCTGGTGATCATTGAGAGCGATTTGGAACGTACAGAGGAGCGTGCTGAGCTGTCTGAGAG CAAATGCTCTGAGCTtgaggaggagctgaaaacCGTGCAGAACAACCTGAAGTCTCTGGAGGCCCAGGCCGAGAAG TACTCACAGAAGGAGGACAAGTACGAGGAGGAGATCAAGGTTCTCACAGACAAGCTGAAGGAG GCTGAGACCCGTGCTGAGTTTGCTGAGAGATCAGTCGCCAAGCTTGAGAAGACCATTGATGACCTTGAGG CTAAATTTTCACACCCTTCACTCCAGAAGCCGGTTGACTGTCGTCATCTCTCTCCTGTGCAGCGCAGCCCAACTTTCTGTCTTCCTTGTCTCTGTATTTCTTTACTGCCCCATCACCACTGCACAGTGGGCCGTCGCTGCCATCGTCCATCTGTACATCTCTCATACAGACCTTTGAGCCGTGTTGctttctgtaaaataaacattcttCCATCTATGTCAGCCCTTCCCCTTTTCTCCTGCcatgtttctttgtttccatttgtcccatctttttcttttttgatttttgtctTCTATgtgattaatttattttgtcGAGTAGCTTTTGAATAA
- the LOC121178797 gene encoding tropomyosin alpha-1 chain-like isoform X1 gives MDAIKKKMQMLKLDKENALDRAEQAESDKKAAEDRSKQLEDDLVALQKKLKATEDELDKYSEALKDAQEKLELAEKKATDAEGDVASLNRRIQLVEEELDRAQERLATALTKLEEAEKAADESERGMKVIENRAMKDEEKMELQEIQLKEAKHIAEEADRKYEEVARKLVIIESDLERTEERAELSESKCSELEEELKTVQNNLKSLEAQAEKYSQKEDKYEEEIKVLTDKLKEAETRAEFAERSVAKLEKTIDDLEDELYAQKLKYKAISEELDHALNDMTSI, from the exons ATGGATGCCATCAAGAAGAAGATGCAGATGCTCAAGCTCGACAAGGAGAATGCCTTGGACAGAGCTGAGCAGGCCGAGTCAGACAAGAAGGCAGCCGAGGATAGGAGCAAACAG CTTGAGGATGACCTGGTAGCActgcagaagaagctgaagGCAACTGAGGATGAGTTGGACAAGTACTCTGAAGCCCTGAAGGATGCCCAAGAGAAACTGGAGCTTGCTGAGAAGAAAGCCACAGAT GCTGAGGGTGATGTAGCTTCCCTGAACAGACGTATCCAGCTGGTTGAGGAGGAGTTGGACCGTGCTCAGGAGCGTCTGGCCACAGCCCTGACCAagctggaggaggctgagaAGGCTGCTGATGAGAGTGAGAG AGGCATGAAGGTTATTGAGAACAGGGCAATGAAGGACGAGGAGaagatggagctgcaggagatCCAGCTGAAGGAGGCCAAACACATTGCTGAGGAGGCTGACCGCAAATACGAGGAG GTTGCCCGTAAGCTGGTGATCATTGAGAGCGATTTGGAACGTACAGAGGAGCGTGCTGAGCTGTCTGAGAG CAAATGCTCTGAGCTtgaggaggagctgaaaacCGTGCAGAACAACCTGAAGTCTCTGGAGGCCCAGGCCGAGAAG TACTCACAGAAGGAGGACAAGTACGAGGAGGAGATCAAGGTTCTCACAGACAAGCTGAAGGAG GCTGAGACCCGTGCTGAGTTTGCTGAGAGATCAGTCGCCAAGCTTGAGAAGACCATTGATGACCTTGAGG ATGAGCTGTATGCCCAGAAACTGAAGTACAAGGCCatcagcgaggagctggaccaCGCCCTCAACGACATGACTTCCAT CTAA